GGAGCACCATGAATCGGGTTAAGTTAAATGAATTTGAAAATGATTCGCGATTTTTAAAAGTATGTCGTATGCTGGGACGCACTGTGCCCAAaaatggcaatggcaatggtGGGGGCGAAGGTGTCAATGCACAAAAACGTATTTCTGGCTTCCGTACCGATGATCTCAATACAGTGTTGGGTGTAGCAGGTGACGATGAAGCCGCCAAACTAATAGCCAGCATCAGTTTACCTCAAATGGTAAAAGTTATGAGCACTTTAGCAGCTCGCAAGCGTAGAAGCACTCCGCTATTACGCTCCTTGGCCTTTAACATAAGCAGTTCTACCGAACATTTGGATTTGAAACAATGTGCGGATATTTTATTTGCCATGGCTACCTTGAACTTCCAAGACTCGGTTTTGTCTGCTAAGGTATGTGCCGATATACAAGTAGCTTTGCCTAAGAATACGGATAAATCTGCTGCGATTGGTTCTATTTTAACCAGTTTGGGTATTCTAAAGTATAGAGATTTAGGTAGGAAGAGTTTGTTACGAAGTATTTACCAAGAAATGTAGAGACTTTTCAAGTTAAATATAAATGAAATAAGTGAAACTTTTCGAGTTGGGGGATTAGCCCACTAGCGTTTTACAGTCTACGCTATGGTCTTTTCTCTCAATAGAAAGGGGTTTTTTTAACACACTCTGAAGAGTCAATACATTTCTTTAACCATGTATACACCTGttaagttgaaatttgaaattttatttattttgttttttttttcagacatTTTGGAATCTCTAACACAGTGGACTCTTAAACACAGCGAAATCTGTCGGCCACAGGATGTCAGTGCTCTCTTCCTTTCATCGGCCATGTTAAACTTCAAGAGCGCCAATATCGAGGAACTACAACAGAAGCTGGTGAAAACCATAGTACAACAAGATTTTAGTAAAAGCATAGACTGGCTAAATCATGTATGGGCTTTGACAATGCTGGGCTTGTGCAACAATCAACATTTGGAAAGTGTTCTCAACAGTAAATTCGTTGAAAAACTGCAATCGGAGAAAACTGGTTTGACGGCGACCTCCAAAATGAAGTTGTTGAACATGAATAGTTATGCCCAACTCATAGCGAATGGCTATACGGGCGAGCTGATAGCCAATGATAGTGTGGTCTACCAAGTTCCCATGGCCCATCCCAAAGGGAAACAAGTGCTAGTCAATGGTCTTTTGGATGCCCTAAAGAGTCTGTTACCTGCCACCAATCATCTTAATAGTTTGGTCGATAGTAAAATGGGATTTCTCATTGGTAAGTCCAGGaaagatattttttctttaacaaaATCCTCTTTTGGGCTTTGGGATTTGTAATTTTTCCTATTGTTTGaaaaccatttttattttttttattaatattttttgtttacattttgcaTTTTGTGTATTTTGTCGATTTACATTTTATGTTTTAGCCATGTGCCTAACCCATTCCACAATTATCATTTCATCTCTTAAAAAATTCGTAAAATTTCTAATTTGAAATTtagtgtcaaaattttattttatagaaattttcctTTCTAATactaatttttatggaaaattttttcaaaatttgattttcacagaaaaatttgtaaaattttttaattttgaagtaAATGTCGAATATTGAAACAGAATCGTTtcctattttcataaaaaaaatattgaaaactttttccattttggttttatgtcaaaatttttttataaaaattttatcaaattttagtttttgtaaaaattagattttcattaaaaattttcgcgttgattttaaagttttctttgaaaagttTAGTTAATatacgattttattaaaaagcttaaaaattttttaattttcatagaaagttttttcaaaattttattgtccTTAAAAATATACCACAGGGAAAAATAACTATCAAATCAATGGTTGCCTTAACTTTGTGAGTgctttaaattattaaaaaaaaacttcttaagGTTTTAAATCGAAATGTTTTCAACAATTTGGTGGAAAGGTTAACCAAACTGCAGCGTATGCACTGTTTAacatctacctatcctccattccaccccttccagacggcatagagatcgtatcgtATGCAGACGATTGTATGAGCATGGCCCATCACGCCCTTAagccattgatgacatctgccataggttaggttgaaaagagggtgcagatattaattcgccccatgccattatggacatacacctaagccagtaatcggcttgttgtgcgctctaaatacaaaaaagtaacctcgaaaaagaaaatctatgttaggaatcccgtgctacttacaaaattcttaattgttttccctgccactcccctaagttggttcttgtctcctcacatgccacagcaatttgcgataaagtcaaaagtagaaacaaggtcctcaaatcacttgccggcagcacttggggtgctgacaaagaaaccttgttgaccacgcacAAAGCAATCGGCCCGTTTGTGGTaaattatgcagcgccagtgtggtttcgtcagctctgtgacacgcagtggaataatattcagatctgtgccgccctccaaactgcagcgggctgtctccttagttttcatgtggaccacctccatcaggagacaaagatccaaaGATTATCGCAGAGATCATCCaaaccatcatcttgtggatggagaacgaccgcctcccattgcacctgaagaaattgtccttccccggcaaaccagactagatctggctcaattacgatccagcAGATGCCTCAATTGCTTggtagagcaaggattgatgccaacgtgcaggatgtatgtccgattgtgacctgggaccacacgacactcctcacctgtttaactgcccagccagacccactggtctcagacccagatttctctggacgcaccccatcttagtcgcagagttcctgaatctggacattcaacagaatcaagcagacgaaagatagaaaacaacacactgctacaacagcagCCACACATATCGGAGCATAGTTTTCCCGTGCCGGGTGCTTCATCCGTTCTTCTAGTGGGTGCTGTAGGGTTAAGTTAGgcaaggttaaaaagagggcgcgaatattaatccgccccatgccactatggacataaaccacagccagtaatcggcttgttgtgcgctctgttAACTATACATACCGAGGAACTCTGCGAATAAGTTGGAGTACGTCCAAAGGGTTggattgttgtagttgtagctgCCTTTTTTGTCTCATCCATTCGCCTGCTGGGTTTTGCTAAGTACCCAGAACTCTTTAAGTACCCTAGAAACTCTACTAAGGACTAAGTTGGGATGAGTCCAGAGGGATTTGGTCCTAAGTCGAGTAGAATTGGCTGGGCAGTCGAACAGGTGCCGTGTGGTCCCTAGTTACAATCTGACCATACATCTAACATGTTGGTATAGATCGCAgctctgtagaagttgaggcggctgcatataCTGGAAGGCAACTGAGCCAAAATTGGTTTTCCCAAGGGAGACTAACTTCTATAGGTGCAAAGGGTGGCGGTCGATTACGAAGGACTGTGTGGACTCGATAGCTGTTCAGCGCTTCTGCTAAAGTGACTGGGTGAATGCTATCTATCGGTGCCTAAGTTAAATTGCTCTAAGTCCgcatatgttcgttgactaccctgtttatttccagattcaaatCGTTGATTCTATAGCCACCTCTATcctcctcgtcaagctcctgtaggtgagcaagctcgttacgGTCCAAAGcaccgatcgctgcgggaacagGATGACCATTGGTTGTTTAAAGCCGCCATTAACCCACCTtggcatatcgagcatcataggcactcagtatttgtgcaagagccgatgccgcccggccttttactgagactctccgctcgataccgctgtatggagcattccactatccgcaaccggtGGAAGTGCCCGGTAGCTAAGCTTCtcttgacagcaatgaacaccacacagatcggagtcACACAAAGATTCCAGCCTTTGTGGTGACATCTTTCCCGTGCCGGGAACCGTAATCGTCCTGGCCTGGCCTAATTTAAGGTCATAATAGAATTcaacaggcaaaatttcaacaaatctaATCAATATTGAGGTCCTGATTTGATATCCTCAACAGAGCTCAATATTGGTAAGATTTGTTGACATTTTGCCTGTTgagttctgttgttgttgttgtagtagcagtgtgtggtacattgaggcggcagccctggccaatgaaggaattcattaggtcaatccggtacatacaaccggctgccatgggattgttaagttctgttatgacctttaATTAGGCCATTTTAATATACGCggtacatggtggagggtaaataagattaaAAGTCAGGCTGAACTTCAACCATTGTACTTGCTTTCGATACGCCCCCTTCATTTTCTCCACATACCCTACCCATGCTATCatttgctgcaccgattttacaaacgtgagctcgtagtcctatatgtcctgttatgatatcgaaaggTTTACAgacctcctgcttgcttcctttcagtaataacatCGTCTTCTCATAATcgtagcccacgctcttaactctaactgcgtcgacccgaaaggcttcgggttaaccaagtttgtcttatcggctgaaaattgcgccatctataggcgcaatgcatCTTAAAAGATATATTTAGTGTCGCATCGggagatgggggtatactaatttcttcattgcgTTTCTTacacatcgaagtattgatctgatACTCACCAAAGCATTTATGATGCCTTGACATTCTaaggcgcttgaaaattttcacaaatatttccttttaGTGTAGATGGGTTaagatttcaaatgggccatatcggcccatgttttgataaagctgccatataaacccatcttggatcttgacttcttgagcatctagagggcgtaattctaatacgatttggccgaaattttgacatgttttgctaggacttccaacaactgtgctaagtatggttcaaatcggttcatagcctgttatagctgccatataaaccaatctggatatagacttcttgagagcctctagagtgcgcaattataattcgatttggctgaagtttggcatgaagtgccaagtatggtataaatcggttcataacctcatatagctcccatataaacccatctcccaatttgatttatcttgagcctctagagggcggaatttctatttgatttgaaattttacacagtgacttctagcaaggtctccaacatccaaaccaagtatgctccgaatcggtccatatatacCTATACCTGATGTATAGCTCCAATTCTATAGCaacttttatccattatcctttgtttcccTATTTATATATGCCGGTCCAAGAACTTgccaaatgcgattcatggtggagggtattcggcctggccgaacttagcacgctattactggttttgattttgtatagtttgttgatttttgaaatttttcaattcaattgaattcatgtttcatatttaatttgtaaataattataattttgtgcatttttttattttgtgcttGTAAAAAAATCATATGTTCAGTTTTTTAACCCCAATTCTCATTTTTGTGTGACTAACAATGCtttaaaactaatttttgtTCGCTCTATGTGCTTGTAAGTAAAAGTTAAGAAAAagttaaactaaaataaaagaaaatataaatttttcaaacaaaatcaaattacAGATGCAGTGTGTGTTTTTGATGCTAAACGAAATCCCTTGCCTCTTGACAAGGAGCACAAGGATGCCATCAAGTAAGTTTTTCTATGTTATGCTaaacaattataaaaaaaattaaaaacattctCTTACCATTTCACAGGGTGGCGTTAATTGTGGTGGATTATCATGACATTTGTCATGGCTCCCACAAATCGGCGACAGGCATAACAACACTAAGCTTTGATCTGTTAGAGAAGAGTGGCTACAAAGTCATACCCATACCTTACAATGAGTTCAATACCAGCGACAAATTGCTAAAGAGAGTGCAGTATTTGGAGAGTAAATTCAAGGCGCTCATTAgtagtaaataaaataaagaaacataAAAACACCTCCACAACATCTTCACCTTCTCTTGGAGAAAGAGATTTCTTAGTTTTAATTTCAAACACCGTGGTTGAAAAGCGTCCTAAGCCTTTCTTTGTCTACTTATTTTATGGATTTTGTTGATACATACTAAAACGATTGAGacaaacagaagaagaaaacttGAACAAAGTTTTATATAGTTTacattttattaataattttagttaaaaaaaatatccttCACTTAAATTAAAACTCCCAGCAAAATCTTTAAATCGTTTTGTGAGACTTGTGTATAGCCAAACCAAAAAGTGTTTTAAAGTGCTGCTGCATGTATGGAAAATGATTTGCTataacaaatttatgatttttattttaaaatacaaTAACAGAATATATCTTGTCATCATCCAAAAGTTTACAAAACTggatgtttggaaaatgttttggcgtttctgttttttcttttataaaatcttTCCCAGTGTATAATTGCGATCACCAGCACTTGGCTTGCTACGCATATCAATGCCTTTGCCCGCAGCCATATGATCGACACGCACATGACGTTGGCGATTTAAACCCACATTGCACCATTGATTGGTTTCGTTAAATTCTATCGAAACCGAAGCCAAGTTATGAAAAGCACTCTTAGCCAACATATGACGATTGGCAATTTCCAAGCGTGTCTTTAAATCGTAGACTTTTTCCAAATCTTCAACTCGATTATGATTTCTGGCCTCGGTGTCGGTCAAACAGACACAATTCCAAGGAGACCATTCTTCGCATTTGTTCCAGCGTGGTAGCCTATAACgagaataaacaaaaattagaaAGGCTTTAAGTTTGGTCGGTTCTAGTATTTTTGTatgcccatcaccatggatgGATCTATTGCGCAACTTATGTTGAAGGAAAATCAGGCGGTTGGTGGATTTATCAAAATGAATAAAACGAGTTTAATCCcggagtacttttttgatactcatttatttcttcaaaatctcatccttatatataaacttaaaactaactacaaactaaatatcctaagaaaggcaggcaaatctaaaaataatcactttgggaaaataagatcataaacaaagacgataaacatcctatgcagatactaaataaatttgtccagctgcaagccatatgcttgccattcagaccgctgtgttttctgataatccctaactatttccttatctacgcacattaaaaactatcttccacttatccctgtgcgatgcgttggctaggtaaaaatataaactcttatcacatttatgcctgcccttaaaactatcctttaaaataaacaaaaaatggaaagtatcttatctattcgttctcaaggctaaaacatttccatgacacacatcaactaatatcccatgtttagaaatctaaacatTC
This Stomoxys calcitrans chromosome 2, idStoCalc2.1, whole genome shotgun sequence DNA region includes the following protein-coding sequences:
- the LOC106082980 gene encoding FAST kinase domain-containing protein 4, with protein sequence MMGLRFCATSATQLLRRAAFGSATGMRSSSNVTVLEAAAGSANSSSTSNTGKQQSGNTTDTTPSEDGESKRPKYSLVAAAFENLQKDETTTTNTNKTGGSKAPTTSSSSASNIDERINNAKTINGLLSVSEGNATLTRTQALRIVSILAEWSTMNRVKLNEFENDSRFLKVCRMLGRTVPKNGNGNGGGEGVNAQKRISGFRTDDLNTVLGVAGDDEAAKLIASISLPQMVKVMSTLAARKRRSTPLLRSLAFNISSSTEHLDLKQCADILFAMATLNFQDSVLSAKVCADIQVALPKNTDKSAAIGSILTSLGILKYRDLDILESLTQWTLKHSEICRPQDVSALFLSSAMLNFKSANIEELQQKLVKTIVQQDFSKSIDWLNHVWALTMLGLCNNQHLESVLNSKFVEKLQSEKTGLTATSKMKLLNMNSYAQLIANGYTGELIANDSVVYQVPMAHPKGKQVLVNGLLDALKSLLPATNHLNSLVDSKMGFLIDAVCVFDAKRNPLPLDKEHKDAIKVALIVVDYHDICHGSHKSATGITTLSFDLLEKSGYKVIPIPYNEFNTSDKLLKRVQYLESKFKALISSK